From the genome of Uranotaenia lowii strain MFRU-FL chromosome 1, ASM2978415v1, whole genome shotgun sequence, one region includes:
- the LOC129739390 gene encoding zinc finger protein 484-like, with product METLNIGRRKQKPADPLFEEVVIKEEPIEKHDILIPEPKSTSNQSKRQRTSRHVQVDQEDFYRYVVGAKVKLKADEEPIFLPDSGVADSQCRFCLRKVDKCYLKLIEGALKVKVRSVFKLKVHPYDSYPYVCVNCSNLVHAMFDFQESVIRSKILLRGGKVETCDNGDDWVSSKHVAATDTCRVMVERHRNFIERMYYEYEQKLNGVEYPLVNITEEEGTIHKKDENISKDDESVEPFECMAEILGEDRTPTEENPVQVKVELESSEFNAADSAEENNSGRESNDSVQHDDSDADYRPDLSRKGLSKPVYTSSSEGSDTDGSRKVTQVKRKRGRPKKVASAAKPKAKKERKPYETHFVCNVCGKTLHSASKESHMNQHKGVQPYACPYENCGQKFYSKTNRNRHITRIHNKKVCDICGLTVMNSVDKIKEHMMHHETAEESIACNICGKKFWTHKYMRRHMIIHTDLFPYECQYCGRKFKHKASKDTHEKNMHEKKHDFGSAIGAASSSAVFDNSIV from the exons ATGGAGACACTAAATATTGGGCGCCGCAAACAGAAACCCGCGGATCCATTATTTGAAGAGGTTGTGATCAAAGAAGAACCGATCGAGAAGCACGATAT ATTGATTCCAGAACCGAAATCCACATCGAATCAGAGCAAACGCCAGCGAACGTCACGCCATGTTCAGGTGGATCAAGAAGATTTCTACCGTTATGTGGTAGGAGCAAAGGTCAAACTAAAAGCAGACGAAGAACCGATATTTCTGCCGGACAGCGGAGTGGCCGATTCACAGTGTCGATTTTGCCTGCGTAAAGTCGACAAATGCTACCTAAAACTGATTGAAGGCGCGCTAAAGGTCAAGGTTAGATCGGTATTCAAGCTGAAAGTCCACCCTTACGATTCGTATCCGTACGTGTGTGTAAATTGTAGCAATCTCGTGCACGCAATGTTTGACTTTCAAGAATCGGTTATAAGATCTAAAATCTTGCTTAGAGGTGGAAAGGTTGAAACATGCGACAATGGCGACGATTGGGTTTCGTCGAAGCACGTTGCTGCCACAGATACCTGTCGCGTTATGGTGGAGCGACATAGGAATTTTATAGAACGAATGTATTACGAAtatgaacaaaaattgaatggtGTAGAATATCCCTTAGTCAACATAACAGAGGAAGAAGGTACCATCCACAAGAAggatgaaaatatttcaaaagacGACGAATCAGTAGAACCATTTGAATGTATGGCAGAAATTTTAGGTGAAGATAGAACACCAACTGAGGAAAATCCAGTACAAGTTAAAGTTGAACTGGAAAGCTCTGAGTTCAATGCAGCTGATTCAGCTGAAGAGAATAACAGCGGGAGGGAATCAAACGATTCTGTTCAACATGACGACAGTGATGCAGACTATCGACCTGACCTATCACGAAAAGGTTTATCGAAGCCAGTCTACACCAGTAGCAGTGAAGGTAGTGATACAGATGGAAGCCGTAAAGTGACTCAAGTTAAGCGCAAGAGAGGAAGACCGAAAAAAGTCGCTTCAGCGGCCAAACCTAAAGCGAAGAAGGAAAGGAAACCCTACGAGACACATTTCGTATGCAATGTGTGCGGAAAGACCTTACATTCGGCATCGAAAGAGAGTCATATGAATCAGCACAAAG GTGTACAACCGTATGCATGTCCCTACGAGAACTGTGGACAGAAATTTTACTCCAAAACTAACCGGAACCGGCATATCACCCGCATCCACAACAAAAAAGTGTGCGACATCTGTGGCCTCACCGTGATGAATTCGGTTGACAAAATTAAAGAGCACATGATGCACCACGAGACTGCCGAAGAATCGATTGCATGTAACATTTGCGGCAAGAAATTCTGGACCCACAAATACATGAGACGACACATGATCATCCACACTGACTTGTTCCCGTACGAATGTCAGTATTGCGGCCGGAA GTTTAAACATAAAGCCAGCAAAGACACTCACGAGAAAAATATGCACGAAAAGAAACACGATTTCGGTAGCGCTATTGGTGCTGCTAGTAGTTCGGCAGTGTTCGATAATTCTATTGTGTAG